The Acidimicrobiales bacterium genome includes a window with the following:
- a CDS encoding ABC transporter ATP-binding protein — translation METRSAPKLLISNIQVALNNTPILKGVDLLVESGEVLVLLGPSGCGKTTLLRTMAGLERPEAGSVVIDKRTLVGPGTWVPPDRRRIGMVFQDWALFPHLTVARNVAYGLPRDQRNNGRVDEVLETVGLTGFRDRSPATLSGGQQQRVALARALAPRPEVLLLDEPFSNLDTGLRTEIRTEVHRLLTELGITAVFVTHDQEEAFVLGDRIAVMNDGRIEQLALPSEIYTRPASRWIASFVGEVNLFGAEASDATAHLPFGDVSLLRNADGHNDGPVEVLLRPEDLLVAKVDSSPSDDVPGHGSVELVEYYGHDAMVLVRLDDGSGLRIRTGPVSPAVRGDRVVVTYRGLPTTAFPRV, via the coding sequence ATGGAAACGAGATCGGCTCCGAAGCTTCTGATTAGCAACATCCAAGTTGCCTTGAACAACACACCGATACTGAAGGGAGTGGACCTCCTCGTCGAATCCGGTGAGGTCCTTGTCCTCCTGGGACCAAGCGGTTGCGGTAAAACCACGCTCCTGCGAACCATGGCCGGCTTGGAACGTCCCGAGGCCGGCTCGGTGGTCATTGATAAACGAACGCTGGTCGGCCCGGGGACTTGGGTACCGCCAGACCGGCGACGGATCGGGATGGTCTTTCAGGACTGGGCGCTGTTTCCCCACCTCACAGTCGCCCGAAACGTGGCCTACGGTCTCCCTCGCGACCAACGAAACAATGGCCGCGTTGACGAAGTCCTGGAAACTGTCGGCCTCACAGGGTTCAGAGATCGCTCACCGGCCACCCTCTCCGGTGGACAGCAACAGCGCGTGGCTCTCGCACGGGCCCTAGCTCCCCGGCCAGAGGTTCTTTTACTCGACGAACCGTTCTCCAACCTCGATACCGGACTTCGCACAGAGATTCGCACCGAAGTACACCGACTTCTCACCGAGCTCGGCATCACCGCTGTGTTTGTTACCCACGATCAGGAAGAGGCCTTCGTGTTAGGTGACCGGATCGCCGTAATGAACGATGGCCGAATTGAGCAACTCGCCCTTCCATCCGAGATTTATACACGTCCAGCCAGCCGGTGGATCGCCTCCTTCGTGGGCGAGGTCAACCTCTTCGGGGCCGAGGCCAGCGACGCCACCGCCCACCTCCCCTTCGGTGATGTCTCCCTCCTGCGTAATGCCGATGGCCACAACGATGGGCCGGTAGAGGTGCTGCTCCGACCAGAAGACCTCCTGGTTGCCAAGGTCGACAGCAGCCCCTCGGATGACGTCCCCGGGCACGGCTCGGTCGAGCTCGTCGAGTACTACGGGCATGACGCCATGGTCCTAGTCCGCCTCGACGATGGGTCTGGCCTCCGGATCCGCACCGGGCCCGTCTCTCCAGCCGTCCGAGGCGACCGGGTAGTCGTTACCTACCGGGGTCTACCGACGACCGCGTTTCCTAGGGTCTGA
- a CDS encoding iron ABC transporter permease: MESSPADPAWGPGTAGPPERRVKGRKRAPLTVTAAAFTVGVLFAFPALYLIWRNITSDSDPLGLLTSSRTLEPLRRSVVLAALVSASTAVLGTSLAWLTARTDLPGRRMWRVLLPLPLAYPTFVGAAAFIRTLNPGGLANDLLQAVGINHTFELRGLFGAWLVLTLFTYPYVYLPVAARLRSLPGSLEESARLLGDSGFSTFRRVVLPQTASAITSGALLVGLYTISDFGAVQLMRYDTLTRAIWTTRLADQPTSFALSAILLVLAVVVVGGERLGSRRLSERPPARASTSRLFTTPLDRWRLPGLALVVGTIGLALVAPAAALADWGISGLVRDATGGRSLAINASDIVGPAWNTVWVSVVAACVAVVAVLPTAVLLARYHSRVGPITGNVIISTFAMPGLLIALAMFFWTLRSSWAAEHLRGTLIVLVFAYMVRFGAQALGAAQIAVAAVPDRLHDSARVLGAGSFRRLATVDAPLVTPGLVAGGGLVLLSTMKELPITLLVAPFDFPTLTTKIFQSFEDAFVAEAGLLAMVLVILSGALTWFLVVRRADHLD, from the coding sequence GTGGAATCCTCGCCGGCTGACCCCGCTTGGGGTCCCGGAACCGCTGGCCCGCCGGAGCGGAGGGTCAAAGGTCGGAAGCGGGCACCGCTGACGGTGACGGCTGCGGCGTTTACCGTTGGCGTCCTTTTCGCTTTTCCGGCCCTATATCTGATCTGGCGCAATATCACCAGCGACAGCGACCCGTTGGGGCTACTGACCTCGTCACGCACCCTGGAGCCGCTGCGCCGCAGTGTGGTACTTGCCGCCCTCGTATCCGCCAGCACTGCCGTATTGGGGACATCTCTAGCCTGGCTGACCGCCCGCACCGACCTCCCGGGTCGCCGCATGTGGCGGGTGCTACTACCCCTGCCGCTGGCCTATCCGACATTCGTCGGGGCGGCGGCATTTATCCGCACCCTCAATCCAGGCGGACTGGCCAACGACCTCCTGCAAGCAGTTGGTATCAACCATACGTTCGAACTACGCGGGCTGTTCGGCGCCTGGCTAGTTCTCACCCTGTTCACGTACCCATACGTCTACCTCCCAGTTGCCGCACGACTTCGCAGCCTTCCGGGATCGCTAGAAGAAAGTGCCCGACTTCTTGGCGACTCCGGGTTCAGCACCTTCCGTCGAGTCGTTCTTCCTCAGACTGCGTCCGCCATCACTTCAGGGGCACTACTGGTCGGCCTTTACACCATCAGTGACTTCGGAGCCGTCCAGCTCATGCGCTACGACACCTTGACCCGTGCGATCTGGACGACCCGTCTGGCAGACCAGCCCACATCGTTCGCCCTTTCGGCCATCCTGCTTGTTCTTGCCGTGGTCGTGGTCGGCGGTGAGCGCCTCGGTAGCCGCCGGCTCAGTGAGCGACCACCGGCGCGCGCCTCCACCAGCCGACTCTTTACCACGCCACTAGATCGTTGGCGGCTGCCTGGGCTGGCTCTGGTCGTCGGCACGATCGGTCTCGCTTTGGTTGCTCCGGCTGCAGCTCTGGCCGACTGGGGAATCTCAGGTCTGGTGCGAGACGCAACCGGCGGCCGTTCTCTGGCTATCAACGCCTCAGATATCGTCGGCCCGGCCTGGAACACTGTTTGGGTAAGCGTGGTGGCCGCGTGCGTGGCCGTTGTTGCCGTCCTGCCCACTGCGGTACTGCTGGCTCGTTACCACTCTCGGGTTGGCCCGATCACCGGCAACGTGATCATCTCGACCTTTGCTATGCCCGGTCTGCTCATCGCTCTGGCCATGTTCTTCTGGACCCTTCGTAGCAGTTGGGCAGCCGAGCACCTCCGCGGCACCCTGATCGTGCTGGTGTTCGCCTACATGGTCCGCTTCGGGGCCCAAGCCCTCGGCGCTGCTCAAATAGCAGTAGCCGCCGTGCCTGACCGTCTGCACGATTCAGCAAGGGTGCTTGGCGCTGGGTCTTTCCGCCGTCTGGCCACAGTGGACGCTCCGCTTGTGACCCCCGGGCTAGTCGCCGGCGGTGGCCTAGTGCTGCTATCGACCATGAAGGAGTTGCCAATCACCCTTCTGGTGGCACCGTTTGACTTCCCCACACTGACCACCAAGATCTTCCAGTCGTTCGAAGACGCCTTCGTGGCCGAGGCTGGCCTGCTGGCAATGGTCTTAGTGATTCTGTCTGGTGCTCTCACCTGGTTCTTGGTGGTCCGCCGGGCTGATCACCTCGACTGA
- a CDS encoding lysylphosphatidylglycerol synthase domain-containing protein, with protein MLRSEAGRGLGTRWWPALVVGLLALVVAAAAVTAAVDVDALRRAWDRAIGDPVGVVVACAAFGLAFVLRALAWRRVLPGLPLGQALAGIHLAFGANHLLPFRLGEPLRILSVTRRTPVGLEAATASTVALRAADIATVAGLGWLIAPRAFSRLVGGWAWLLATVVLVAGVLAWLSLRRLSRLDLSQVRLPGPVAFVMTVAAWLLEAVLVWQCARWAGIELSAFDAVLVTTVAVSAQIAAIAPGGFGTYEAASVAAYAVLGHGAKDALVAALAAHALKTAWSLLVGAVAVWWPQPGVLGRFRLPAHLPLAPDPAPAGPVDAPVLLFMPALNEEATVGRCVERVPSEVCGRRVEVLVVDDGSTDRTAEVAQAAGATVESFPSCRGLGAGVRYGLSVGVANGAAAIAFCDADEEYPPEELENLVAPILAGEADYVVGSRFAGTIEHMRPHRRFGNKVLSRLLSIVARRRINDGQTGYRAFSPAAARAAEVVHDFNYAQVLTLDLLAKGFRYHEVPISYCFRTTGESFVKLGRYLRKVVPAVYRELNTA; from the coding sequence ATGCTGCGTTCCGAAGCCGGCCGCGGATTGGGGACACGATGGTGGCCGGCTCTCGTGGTTGGACTGCTCGCCTTGGTGGTAGCGGCAGCGGCAGTTACCGCTGCTGTTGATGTGGACGCGCTCCGACGCGCTTGGGACAGGGCAATCGGTGACCCGGTTGGCGTGGTGGTTGCTTGTGCAGCCTTCGGCCTCGCTTTTGTCTTGCGGGCTTTAGCCTGGCGGCGGGTCTTGCCGGGGCTGCCCCTTGGGCAGGCATTGGCAGGCATCCATCTTGCCTTCGGCGCTAACCACTTATTGCCATTCCGCCTTGGTGAACCGCTGCGAATTCTGAGCGTGACTCGGCGTACGCCGGTTGGTCTTGAGGCTGCCACTGCTTCCACAGTTGCTTTGCGCGCTGCTGACATCGCAACCGTGGCAGGGCTGGGCTGGTTGATAGCACCGCGCGCCTTTTCCCGATTAGTCGGTGGATGGGCCTGGCTACTAGCGACTGTTGTGCTCGTTGCCGGCGTATTGGCTTGGTTGTCTCTGCGTCGGCTTTCTCGACTCGATCTGTCACAGGTTCGCCTTCCGGGACCCGTCGCCTTCGTCATGACCGTGGCGGCATGGCTTTTGGAGGCGGTTCTGGTGTGGCAGTGCGCTCGATGGGCGGGCATCGAGTTGTCAGCATTTGACGCTGTACTAGTTACGACGGTGGCTGTCTCGGCACAGATTGCGGCTATTGCTCCGGGTGGATTTGGGACTTATGAGGCGGCTTCCGTGGCCGCCTACGCGGTGCTCGGTCATGGTGCTAAAGATGCCTTGGTTGCTGCCTTGGCCGCCCACGCTCTTAAGACGGCATGGTCGCTGTTGGTCGGTGCTGTCGCCGTGTGGTGGCCCCAGCCCGGCGTGTTGGGCCGTTTCCGACTGCCGGCTCACCTGCCACTGGCGCCTGATCCTGCTCCGGCGGGGCCTGTCGACGCACCCGTGCTGCTATTCATGCCGGCCCTGAATGAGGAGGCGACCGTAGGTCGCTGTGTGGAGCGGGTGCCCTCAGAAGTTTGTGGGCGCCGAGTTGAGGTGCTCGTAGTCGACGACGGATCCACTGACCGGACCGCTGAAGTGGCCCAAGCGGCTGGTGCCACGGTGGAGTCCTTCCCTTCTTGTCGCGGTCTCGGTGCTGGAGTGCGCTACGGGTTGTCCGTCGGTGTGGCGAATGGGGCTGCAGCCATCGCTTTTTGCGATGCTGATGAAGAGTACCCACCGGAGGAGTTGGAGAACTTGGTCGCTCCGATTCTTGCTGGTGAGGCTGATTATGTGGTGGGTAGTCGCTTTGCCGGGACTATCGAGCACATGCGACCGCACCGACGCTTCGGGAACAAGGTTTTGAGCCGTCTACTTTCGATCGTGGCTCGACGCCGAATAAATGACGGGCAGACCGGTTACCGGGCCTTTTCTCCGGCAGCGGCTCGAGCCGCCGAGGTGGTGCATGACTTCAACTACGCCCAGGTTCTGACTCTGGATCTTTTGGCCAAGGGTTTCCGGTACCACGAGGTGCCTATCAGCTACTGCTTTCGGACCACAGGCGAGAGTTTCGTAAAACTGGGCCGCTATCTGCGCAAGGTTGTTCCTGCCGTCTATCGGGAACTGAATACCGCTTGA
- a CDS encoding FAD-dependent oxidoreductase, which yields MGAAKPTVSEHPVVVIGAGPTGLAAARRAAQSGHRVVLLERADEVGGMAASPTIAGQRVDLGSHRLHPSIEPEILADLRDLLGDELQVRTRNGRIRLDDRWIAFPLRTLDLLRSVSPKFALGAALDAMTSPLRRPRADTFAAHLRAGLGPTVSQAFYEPYATKLWGVSADELDASLARRRVSAGSPLAIIRKIARGVSPTGRTFLYPRDGYGRICERLAESAIESGVDIQLSTEITGIRLNDGSATIKLTDGDLPAHRVLSTLNSTALINLVSPRPPQSVIEAVGRLEHRAMVLVFLVCDQDQYTPYDAHYLPSPETPISRLSEPRNYRDGPDPEGRTVLCCELPCRVGDEIWAATDNELGDWMADSLVGQGLPRPLLVATETRRLTHVYPIYRTGYANDLGTIAKWTDSLDRLVVLGRQGLYTPDNLHHVLRMGVSAADALKTDGSFDHEAWQTALAEFETFVVED from the coding sequence ATGGGCGCCGCCAAGCCGACTGTCTCAGAACACCCGGTAGTAGTTATCGGCGCAGGTCCAACCGGACTGGCGGCCGCCCGTCGGGCCGCGCAATCCGGCCACCGAGTAGTCCTCCTCGAAAGGGCCGACGAAGTCGGAGGTATGGCTGCCAGCCCTACCATCGCGGGCCAAAGGGTTGATCTAGGTTCGCACCGTCTCCACCCCTCGATCGAGCCAGAGATTCTCGCCGACCTTAGGGACCTTCTCGGAGACGAGTTGCAGGTCCGCACTCGCAACGGCCGCATCCGTCTCGACGATCGATGGATCGCGTTCCCGCTACGGACCTTGGACCTTCTACGCAGTGTGAGTCCTAAGTTCGCCCTCGGTGCCGCGCTAGATGCCATGACATCACCGTTGCGAAGACCCCGTGCCGACACCTTCGCTGCCCACCTCCGAGCCGGGCTCGGACCTACGGTCAGTCAAGCATTTTATGAACCGTACGCCACGAAGCTGTGGGGAGTCAGCGCCGACGAACTCGACGCCTCCCTGGCCCGCCGTCGAGTATCTGCCGGCTCACCACTAGCAATCATCCGTAAAATTGCACGCGGTGTCTCTCCGACGGGTCGAACGTTTCTATACCCGCGCGACGGCTACGGGCGTATCTGCGAACGATTAGCTGAGTCAGCCATCGAATCGGGTGTGGACATCCAGCTTTCAACCGAGATCACCGGCATCCGACTCAACGACGGCTCTGCGACGATCAAACTGACGGATGGGGATCTCCCAGCACATCGGGTGCTATCGACCCTCAACAGCACCGCCCTGATCAACCTTGTGTCGCCAAGACCGCCCCAATCTGTGATCGAGGCCGTGGGCCGATTGGAACACCGGGCCATGGTTCTGGTGTTCTTGGTCTGTGACCAAGACCAGTACACGCCTTACGACGCCCACTACCTCCCATCGCCCGAAACGCCAATCAGCCGACTCTCAGAGCCCCGGAACTACCGAGACGGCCCTGACCCCGAAGGCCGAACCGTGCTGTGCTGCGAACTTCCATGCCGAGTAGGCGACGAGATATGGGCGGCCACTGACAACGAATTGGGCGACTGGATGGCCGATTCCCTTGTCGGCCAAGGTCTGCCACGGCCCCTTCTGGTGGCCACCGAGACCAGGAGGCTGACCCACGTCTACCCGATCTACCGAACCGGCTATGCCAACGATCTCGGCACCATCGCCAAGTGGACCGACAGCCTCGACCGCCTTGTGGTCCTCGGACGGCAAGGTCTGTACACCCCCGACAACCTTCACCACGTACTGCGCATGGGGGTCAGTGCCGCCGACGCCCTCAAGACTGACGGCTCCTTCGATCACGAGGCCTGGCAGACGGCTCTCGCCGAGTTCGAGACATTCGTGGTCGAGGATTGA
- a CDS encoding extracellular solute-binding protein translates to MSKPEDSTLRHITATVVAIAIAATFTTACGSSNKQELSEKAAAIVTGECRDQRDETVTIYSGRTEYLIRPIIEAFACETGIDVRVRWGNSTDLAILIGEEGNATEADVFLSRSPGPVGFLESRGLLGTIDDEVLELVDQQNRASSGSWIGFSGRKRVLVRNIDLVSDSELPESVFDLTEDRYRGRVGIPATNGSFEDWFTVFRDEHGGEVATQWLHDMVDNDAEYYPNNRAIVEAAGRGEIDMGLVNHYYQYQEAAAAGDAHRAENHDFGPNDIGSLLIITAATILGATEERSAAHQLLAYLLSPKAQLYFTNQTFEYPLGADIKPNPILPALTALEIGSVDFDSLGGGFEETERIIRESGILAG, encoded by the coding sequence ATGAGCAAGCCCGAAGACTCAACTCTGCGTCACATCACTGCGACCGTTGTCGCCATCGCCATCGCGGCCACTTTCACAACCGCCTGCGGCAGTAGCAATAAGCAAGAGCTCTCCGAAAAGGCCGCCGCCATAGTGACCGGGGAGTGTCGCGACCAACGCGACGAAACGGTAACCATCTACTCAGGCCGCACCGAGTACCTGATTAGGCCCATCATCGAAGCTTTCGCCTGCGAAACGGGAATTGACGTCCGAGTCCGCTGGGGCAACTCCACTGACCTAGCGATTCTCATCGGCGAGGAAGGCAACGCCACTGAAGCTGATGTCTTCCTCTCACGATCACCCGGGCCAGTTGGTTTCCTCGAGAGTCGCGGCCTCCTCGGAACTATCGACGACGAGGTTCTCGAACTCGTTGATCAACAGAACCGCGCCTCTAGCGGTTCTTGGATCGGATTCTCGGGCCGCAAGCGGGTACTGGTCCGCAACATCGACCTGGTATCAGATAGCGAACTCCCGGAATCCGTCTTCGACCTCACTGAGGATCGCTACCGAGGACGAGTCGGGATACCGGCGACCAACGGATCATTTGAGGACTGGTTCACCGTATTCCGCGATGAACACGGTGGAGAAGTGGCCACTCAATGGCTACACGACATGGTGGACAACGATGCCGAGTACTACCCCAACAACAGGGCGATCGTGGAGGCTGCGGGCCGGGGCGAGATTGATATGGGCCTCGTCAACCACTACTACCAGTACCAGGAGGCAGCGGCGGCCGGCGACGCTCACCGGGCCGAGAACCACGACTTCGGTCCCAACGACATCGGTTCGCTCCTGATCATCACAGCTGCCACTATCTTGGGGGCGACCGAGGAACGCAGCGCCGCTCACCAGCTGCTTGCCTACCTACTCAGCCCTAAGGCCCAGTTGTATTTCACTAATCAAACATTCGAGTACCCACTTGGTGCCGACATAAAGCCCAACCCGATCCTTCCAGCGCTGACCGCTCTAGAGATCGGATCAGTCGACTTCGACTCGCTGGGTGGCGGTTTCGAGGAGACGGAGCGCATCATCAGGGAGAGTGGAATCCTCGCCGGCTGA
- a CDS encoding metal-dependent transcriptional regulator, whose protein sequence is MTYETPEYHPAFEEYCETIFELAEDDVDVIQARIAERLEVSRPAVSEMVRRMEKEGMVSVDDGTIALTSDGARLARQVVRRHRLAECFLTDILGLSWTDAHHEAGRWEHVISGPVEEALMRVLDGPMTCPHGNPIPGAGYQEPENSAVLSDLRPGVEFTVERIPEELEFRDGLLEFLEGAEIKPGNRGRVTASSPDGTTTIEIAGDFVGVGAFASARILVALD, encoded by the coding sequence GTGACTTACGAGACTCCTGAGTACCACCCGGCGTTCGAGGAGTATTGCGAGACCATCTTCGAGTTAGCTGAAGACGATGTTGACGTAATCCAAGCCCGCATCGCCGAACGACTCGAGGTATCTCGGCCTGCAGTGTCCGAGATGGTTCGTCGCATGGAGAAAGAGGGCATGGTCTCAGTCGACGACGGCACGATTGCCTTGACCAGCGACGGTGCAAGACTTGCCAGACAGGTGGTGCGGCGCCACCGGCTGGCTGAGTGCTTCCTGACCGACATCCTGGGTTTGTCGTGGACCGATGCCCACCACGAGGCCGGTAGGTGGGAGCACGTCATCTCCGGCCCGGTTGAGGAGGCCCTGATGCGTGTCCTCGATGGCCCCATGACCTGCCCCCACGGCAACCCCATCCCTGGAGCCGGCTATCAGGAGCCTGAGAATTCCGCTGTGCTTAGCGACCTAAGGCCGGGTGTGGAGTTCACTGTGGAGCGGATTCCTGAGGAGTTGGAGTTTCGAGATGGTCTGCTCGAGTTCTTAGAAGGCGCAGAGATCAAGCCGGGGAACAGGGGTCGGGTGACCGCCAGTTCACCAGATGGCACTACCACCATCGAGATCGCTGGCGACTTTGTCGGCGTTGGCGCCTTCGCTTCGGCTCGCATCCTCGTCGCCCTCGACTGA
- a CDS encoding FEA1-related lipoprotein (This lipoprotein, of unknown function, is related to FEA1 (Fe-assimilating protein 1) from Chlamydomonas reinhardtii (see PF07692).), with product MSEVQTLERAKKVVKASRRSKIIGAFMVLSMAAAACGSDDGAAVREIGSTSASSSGSGSGSGSGSGSGSASGPASASGSGSASGSASASAAASAADRTVGDDGYDYASDVSSHRMIPADVCDVNALLPKGEAIDWAAVEAVYQNGGNSVKSSGAVRTLAGFASGEGKKHGVDEYYGTATPLDDFVSSAIQGTGEFAGESDSVRRQGVQKGIQNQILVAWTVHELHAALAKAVDGNFDAESGAPHNWDEGWAFYSGAEPGCAAYGTGNKRGKDFGTLSDDGETSVANANILAHFIAGRDALLAGDAAGAQAAADEIKRSLVVIYSQASLKYAKKVDSDLAGGDQEAARIHQAEGYAFWRVLAPMVAGAGADTATVDAFYSLSAQPAAGGYDLIADAIAPALEAHGIGWTDLGEY from the coding sequence ATGAGTGAAGTCCAGACTTTGGAAAGAGCAAAGAAAGTAGTGAAGGCAAGTCGTCGATCGAAGATCATCGGCGCGTTCATGGTGCTTTCAATGGCTGCAGCCGCCTGTGGCAGCGATGACGGGGCTGCTGTTCGCGAGATTGGCTCAACTAGTGCCTCCTCTTCCGGTTCCGGTTCTGGCTCTGGTTCCGGTTCTGGTTCCGGCTCGGCTTCCGGCCCAGCCTCGGCTTCCGGCTCTGGTTCGGCGAGTGGTAGTGCCAGCGCCTCAGCGGCCGCTTCTGCCGCAGATCGCACCGTAGGTGACGATGGTTATGACTATGCCTCTGATGTGAGTAGTCACCGCATGATCCCGGCAGATGTCTGTGACGTGAACGCTTTGCTGCCCAAGGGTGAGGCGATCGATTGGGCAGCTGTCGAGGCCGTCTACCAAAACGGCGGTAACTCGGTGAAGTCGAGCGGAGCCGTCCGGACCTTGGCAGGTTTCGCTTCCGGTGAGGGCAAGAAGCATGGTGTCGACGAGTACTACGGCACTGCCACGCCTCTGGATGATTTCGTGTCATCGGCGATCCAGGGAACAGGAGAGTTCGCTGGGGAGAGTGACTCGGTTAGACGCCAGGGTGTCCAAAAGGGCATTCAGAACCAGATCTTGGTTGCGTGGACAGTTCACGAGTTGCACGCGGCACTGGCCAAGGCTGTTGATGGAAACTTCGATGCAGAGTCAGGTGCTCCCCACAACTGGGACGAGGGCTGGGCGTTCTATTCCGGGGCCGAGCCGGGTTGCGCCGCTTACGGGACCGGCAACAAGCGAGGCAAGGACTTCGGAACCCTTTCTGATGATGGTGAGACCAGTGTTGCTAACGCAAACATCCTTGCTCATTTCATTGCTGGCCGGGATGCCTTGCTGGCGGGTGATGCTGCCGGGGCTCAGGCAGCGGCTGATGAGATCAAGCGCAGTTTGGTTGTCATCTATTCCCAGGCGTCGCTGAAGTACGCCAAGAAGGTCGATAGTGACTTGGCTGGTGGTGATCAGGAGGCAGCAAGGATCCATCAGGCTGAGGGCTACGCCTTCTGGCGGGTTCTTGCTCCGATGGTCGCAGGCGCTGGAGCTGATACCGCCACTGTGGATGCCTTTTACAGCCTTTCGGCGCAGCCTGCCGCAGGTGGCTACGACCTAATCGCTGACGCCATCGCCCCGGCACTCGAAGCCCACGGGATTGGTTGGACAGACCTTGGGGAGTACTGA
- a CDS encoding NAD-dependent epimerase/dehydratase family protein, with amino-acid sequence MMQPHHHRVTYLVTGCAGFIGSTLVDRLLVNGHPVVGVDCLTPTYEVAVKERNLTGAIEHPGFSMRRDDLAVSDLEPLLDGVDTVFHLAGQPGVQTSWGTGFADHLERNVLATQRLMEACLATGVRRVVLASTSSVYGAVDGATTEEVPPLPLSPYGLSKLSIEYLGALYGARGLDVVPLRFFTVYGPRQRPDMAFHRMVEAALGGPAFPLRGDGSQRRSFTFVDDVVDAVVRIAMEPGASGTVFNVGSSIATPLIDVVDLVGRLVGHPVPVEYHERLPGDPDLTHACVDRLRDAIGWVPTTTLEDGLAEQVAYHRATRSLRGSTIFGSDFPLSDSVMV; translated from the coding sequence ATGATGCAGCCACACCACCATCGGGTTACTTACCTAGTTACTGGTTGCGCCGGTTTCATCGGCTCGACTTTGGTCGATCGCCTGTTGGTCAACGGGCATCCGGTGGTGGGGGTTGATTGTCTGACGCCTACCTACGAAGTGGCGGTTAAGGAACGCAACCTCACCGGTGCGATTGAGCATCCAGGCTTTTCAATGCGGCGAGATGACCTAGCCGTGTCGGATCTCGAACCCTTGCTGGATGGAGTGGACACCGTGTTTCATCTGGCTGGTCAACCGGGCGTTCAGACTTCGTGGGGGACAGGCTTTGCTGACCACTTGGAGCGAAACGTATTGGCTACCCAACGTCTGATGGAAGCCTGCCTAGCCACTGGCGTACGGCGGGTGGTGTTGGCATCGACCTCGTCGGTTTACGGAGCGGTCGACGGGGCAACAACGGAGGAAGTTCCACCGCTCCCACTGAGCCCCTATGGCCTTTCGAAGTTATCGATCGAGTACCTCGGTGCGCTGTATGGCGCCCGCGGTTTGGACGTGGTGCCGTTGCGGTTCTTCACCGTTTATGGCCCACGCCAAAGGCCTGACATGGCCTTTCACCGGATGGTTGAAGCAGCCCTTGGTGGGCCGGCTTTTCCATTGCGAGGCGACGGTAGCCAACGGCGGTCCTTCACCTTCGTGGACGACGTAGTAGATGCTGTGGTCCGGATAGCCATGGAACCGGGTGCGTCAGGCACGGTGTTCAATGTGGGTTCGTCGATCGCCACGCCTCTTATTGACGTTGTGGACCTAGTTGGTCGCCTTGTTGGCCATCCGGTCCCCGTTGAGTACCACGAGCGCCTGCCTGGGGATCCTGATTTAACGCACGCCTGTGTGGATCGACTGCGAGACGCCATTGGCTGGGTGCCCACCACCACCTTGGAAGATGGTCTGGCAGAGCAGGTCGCCTATCACCGGGCCACTCGAAGTCTGAGAGGGTCGACCATCTTCGGAAGCGATTTCCCGCTGTCAGATAGCGTGATGGTGTGA
- a CDS encoding Maf family protein: MVLASASPRRLDLLQSVGLVPEVRPADVCEGRRPGESPAAMVERLARDKRDAVALRGELVIAADTVVVLDSVVLGKPENVEMATDMLRRLSGRGHHVVTGVAVAGPGGTASTTAWTEVTWRPVSENEITAYVATGEPLDKAGGYGIQGGAADFVTSLVGSRDNVVGLPVTIALELLASVEIASAV, from the coding sequence GTGGTCTTAGCCTCGGCATCGCCACGCCGATTGGACCTATTGCAATCGGTCGGCTTGGTGCCTGAGGTCCGACCCGCTGACGTCTGCGAGGGCCGGCGACCCGGCGAGAGCCCAGCCGCCATGGTGGAACGTCTGGCCCGGGACAAACGCGATGCCGTAGCTCTCCGCGGTGAACTGGTCATAGCCGCTGACACAGTCGTGGTACTGGACAGTGTCGTCCTCGGCAAGCCGGAGAACGTCGAAATGGCGACCGACATGCTCCGGCGTCTGTCCGGACGGGGGCACCACGTAGTGACTGGTGTAGCTGTGGCTGGCCCCGGCGGTACAGCCTCAACGACGGCGTGGACCGAAGTTACTTGGCGGCCTGTATCCGAAAACGAGATCACTGCCTATGTGGCCACTGGTGAGCCCCTGGACAAAGCTGGCGGCTACGGCATACAAGGCGGGGCCGCCGACTTCGTGACTTCGCTAGTGGGCAGCCGCGACAACGTGGTCGGTCTACCGGTGACCATCGCACTGGAGTTGTTGGCCTCAGTCGAGATCGCCAGCGCCGTCTAG